A DNA window from Paenibacillus andongensis contains the following coding sequences:
- a CDS encoding NUDIX hydrolase produces MNIPWLDWAKEIQAISQAGLTYGENGYDLERYEALRKISVEMMSYFSETPIDKVTALFASDTGYQTPKVDIRAVVLRENKLLLVKERADGAWALPGGWADIGLTPSEVAVKETREEAGYDVKPVRLLAVFDKKRHAHPPSANHVYKMFILCELVGGEALEAGLETTGAQFFGEGELPPLSVERNTVEQLLRMFELARNHTAQTLLD; encoded by the coding sequence ATGAACATCCCATGGTTAGATTGGGCCAAAGAGATTCAGGCAATTAGTCAAGCCGGGCTTACCTACGGTGAGAATGGTTATGACTTGGAGCGATACGAGGCGCTGCGCAAGATCAGCGTGGAGATGATGAGTTATTTCTCGGAGACACCGATCGATAAGGTGACAGCTTTATTCGCCAGCGACACGGGGTATCAGACGCCGAAAGTGGATATTCGGGCCGTCGTATTGAGAGAGAACAAGCTGCTGCTTGTGAAGGAAAGAGCCGACGGTGCTTGGGCTTTGCCCGGGGGCTGGGCGGACATCGGCCTCACACCGTCGGAGGTCGCCGTCAAGGAGACCCGCGAGGAGGCCGGCTACGACGTCAAGCCGGTACGTTTGCTGGCGGTCTTCGACAAGAAGCGCCACGCGCACCCACCCTCGGCCAACCACGTATACAAGATGTTCATCTTGTGCGAGTTGGTGGGCGGGGAAGCACTTGAAGCCGGTCTGGAAACGACCGGCGCTCAGTTCTTCGGCGAAGGCGAGCTGCCGCCGCTTTCGGTAGAGCGAAACACCGTAGAGCAGCTGCTGCGGATGTTCGAGCTTGCCCGTAACCATACAGCGCAGACGCTGCTCGATTAG
- the nrdI gene encoding class Ib ribonucleoside-diphosphate reductase assembly flavoprotein NrdI, translated as MLIAYDSKTGNVRRFIAKLKMPAIQIEEAMKMDEPFVLVTYTTGFGQVPQKVASFLESNASRLLGVAASGNRNWGDGFAKSADTISQQYDVPVLTKFELSGTKNDVERFVQGVHAIAAH; from the coding sequence ATGCTGATTGCTTACGATTCGAAGACGGGAAATGTTCGCCGATTTATTGCTAAGCTCAAAATGCCAGCGATTCAAATTGAGGAAGCGATGAAGATGGACGAGCCTTTCGTGCTTGTTACCTATACAACCGGATTTGGTCAAGTGCCTCAGAAGGTAGCTTCTTTCTTAGAAAGCAATGCCTCTCGTCTTCTCGGAGTAGCAGCAAGTGGTAACCGCAACTGGGGAGACGGATTTGCCAAAAGCGCAGATACGATCTCACAGCAGTACGATGTGCCTGTGTTAACGAAGTTTGAGTTATCCGGCACCAAAAATGACGTAGAACGATTTGTTCAGGGGGTACATGCAATTGCGGCACATTGA
- a CDS encoding DUF421 domain-containing protein: MPEWIEIFLKTLLAVVVLFVMTKLLGKRQVSQLSLFEYITGITIGNLAAYISLETDWYLGLVSLAAWVACSLGIEFLQLKSKKMRDFIDGKGTVLIRDGKILEDNLKKERLTTDELMEQLRKKSAFKVAEVEFAIMEPDGDINVLLARKNQPLTAKHLGIQVAPEEEPQAVIMDGEIMDEALATIGFNRGWLKTELDKLGVTIENVFLGQVDSYGQLYVDLFDDKIMVPVPQEKASLFATLKKCESDLMLFGLTTNNKAAKEMYEQCSKQMEEIITQLKPVLKR; encoded by the coding sequence GTGCCCGAATGGATTGAAATTTTTTTAAAAACATTATTAGCGGTTGTCGTGCTTTTTGTTATGACAAAGCTGTTGGGTAAAAGACAAGTTTCTCAACTTTCCTTGTTCGAATACATAACCGGTATTACAATTGGTAATCTCGCGGCTTACATATCATTGGAGACAGATTGGTATTTAGGGTTAGTGTCCTTAGCCGCTTGGGTTGCGTGTTCATTAGGAATTGAATTTTTGCAGCTAAAAAGCAAAAAAATGCGGGATTTTATTGATGGTAAAGGAACCGTGCTCATTCGAGACGGAAAAATTTTGGAAGATAATTTAAAAAAAGAACGACTCACCACCGATGAACTTATGGAGCAGTTAAGAAAGAAATCGGCATTTAAAGTAGCTGAAGTTGAATTTGCGATCATGGAACCAGATGGGGATATTAATGTCCTATTAGCTCGAAAAAACCAACCGTTGACTGCCAAACATTTGGGCATCCAAGTTGCACCTGAAGAGGAACCCCAAGCAGTTATCATGGACGGTGAGATCATGGATGAAGCGTTAGCTACCATCGGTTTTAACCGGGGATGGCTTAAGACCGAACTAGATAAATTGGGTGTGACGATTGAAAATGTATTTCTAGGTCAAGTCGATTCTTACGGCCAATTGTATGTGGATTTATTTGACGACAAGATTATGGTACCTGTGCCACAGGAGAAAGCAAGCCTATTTGCAACTTTAAAAAAGTGCGAAAGCGATCTAATGCTGTTTGGGCTTACTACGAATAATAAAGCTGCCAAAGAGATGTATGAACAATGTTCGAAGCAAATGGAGGAAATCATCACACAATTGAAACCAGTACTTAAGCGTTAA
- the nrdF gene encoding class 1b ribonucleoside-diphosphate reductase subunit beta, whose amino-acid sequence MSTATTLNNAKKAVNWNRPDDDFTITFWNQNIMQFWTDEEIPLSDDKMSWITLSGAERELYMKVLGGLTLLDTMQGGVGMPKILEHVDGLQRKAVLSFMGMMEQIHAKSYSSIFTTLSTTEEINELFLWVERNPYLQFKANKISHFYENIGTPKELYLAMAASVLLESYLFYSGFYYPLYLAGQGKMTSSGEIIDLILRDESIHGLYIGVLAQEVYAELSPAEQDEAYATLCALLKELHANEESYTESLYGSLGLAEEVKAFLRYNANKAFMNLGVDPMFEEEDINPIVLNGLSTKTKQHDFFSKKGNGYVRTIHVEALTDDDFLFGD is encoded by the coding sequence ATGAGTACGGCCACTACCCTAAATAATGCCAAGAAAGCTGTGAACTGGAATCGTCCCGATGATGATTTTACGATCACTTTCTGGAATCAAAATATTATGCAGTTCTGGACAGATGAGGAAATCCCATTATCTGATGATAAAATGTCATGGATCACATTAAGCGGTGCGGAGCGTGAGCTTTACATGAAAGTACTCGGGGGCCTTACGCTGCTCGATACCATGCAAGGCGGCGTTGGCATGCCGAAGATTCTTGAACATGTCGATGGGCTCCAGCGCAAAGCTGTGCTAAGCTTCATGGGTATGATGGAACAAATACATGCGAAGTCATACAGCAGTATTTTCACCACGTTGTCTACAACGGAAGAAATCAATGAGCTGTTCCTTTGGGTGGAACGCAATCCTTACTTGCAGTTCAAGGCAAATAAGATTTCCCATTTCTACGAAAACATTGGAACTCCTAAAGAGCTGTATTTGGCTATGGCAGCATCTGTCCTGCTCGAAAGCTACTTGTTCTATAGCGGCTTCTATTATCCGCTTTACTTAGCCGGACAGGGTAAAATGACGAGCAGTGGTGAAATCATCGATTTGATTTTACGCGATGAGAGTATTCACGGTCTGTATATCGGTGTATTGGCACAAGAGGTTTATGCAGAGTTAAGCCCTGCTGAGCAGGATGAGGCGTATGCGACATTGTGCGCCCTGCTGAAGGAGCTTCATGCCAATGAGGAAAGCTATACTGAAAGTCTCTACGGATCTTTGGGCTTGGCAGAAGAAGTGAAAGCTTTCTTACGCTACAATGCGAATAAAGCGTTCATGAACTTGGGTGTAGATCCCATGTTCGAAGAAGAGGATATTAATCCGATTGTTCTTAACGGTCTGAGCACGAAGACGAAGCAGCATGACTTTTTCTCGAAAAAAGGGAACGGCTATGTCCGCACGATTCACGTTGAAGCGTTGACGGATGATGATTTCCTTTTTGGGGATTGA
- the thpR gene encoding RNA 2',3'-cyclic phosphodiesterase, with protein sequence MHQVKPQLAMLGEVRRSEQIWIQKELNLLMTWLDTIGESSTNAVNSENSNTSKSTNASTITNSNTLSSTNTSSSTKASSSTNASEMYRLFVGIRLPQDVQRVLDIWKGSIQKVLPFQKWTHPQDVHVTLSFLGDASAETAEALAADLRQLAAAAQPLTLHAEGLGVFGPPAAPSILWAGIAGDLDALAALQREVAGVCARHGFPAEARAYRPHLTLARRYRAAAGPFKRSALASAEAPAGGWPVWQVEDIVLYRSHLGRQPSYEPLGVFPFEE encoded by the coding sequence ATGCATCAAGTAAAACCTCAGTTGGCAATGCTAGGAGAAGTACGAAGAAGTGAACAGATTTGGATACAAAAGGAGCTTAATTTACTTATGACATGGCTTGATACAATCGGAGAAAGTTCTACAAACGCTGTAAATTCTGAAAACTCTAACACCTCAAAATCCACGAATGCCTCAACGATTACAAACTCCAACACTTTAAGTTCAACGAACACCTCAAGTTCAACGAAAGCCTCAAGTTCAACGAACGCCTCCGAGATGTATCGGCTGTTCGTAGGCATTCGCCTCCCGCAAGACGTCCAGCGGGTGCTCGACATATGGAAAGGCAGCATCCAGAAGGTGCTGCCTTTCCAAAAGTGGACACATCCGCAGGATGTCCACGTCACGTTAAGCTTCCTCGGCGACGCATCCGCCGAGACGGCCGAAGCGCTGGCGGCCGACCTCCGCCAGCTTGCAGCAGCTGCGCAGCCGCTGACCCTGCACGCCGAGGGCCTCGGCGTGTTCGGACCTCCGGCTGCGCCGTCGATCCTCTGGGCGGGCATCGCCGGCGACCTCGATGCGCTGGCTGCGCTGCAGCGCGAAGTCGCGGGCGTCTGCGCCCGCCACGGCTTCCCGGCCGAGGCTCGCGCCTACCGGCCGCACCTTACACTAGCCCGCCGCTACCGCGCAGCGGCGGGGCCTTTCAAGCGCTCCGCCCTAGCGTCGGCTGAGGCGCCTGCCGGCGGCTGGCCCGTGTGGCAGGTAGAGGACATCGTCCTCTACCGCAGCCACTTGGGCCGTCAGCCGTCGTACGAGCCGCTAGGCGTATTCCCATTTGAGGAATGA
- the nrdE gene encoding class 1b ribonucleoside-diphosphate reductase subunit alpha, giving the protein MRHIELNNLLMQRGADGFFQLEKDKEAVEVFMKEVHSKSLTFPDTSSKVRYMIDHNYYENVYERYTQDEVNSVYQVAHDNQFEFASYMAASKFYTDYALRSDDKSLYLEHFPDRVAIVALYLGRGNVETARVLAVSMMEQRLQPATPTFLNAGKSRRGEMVSCFLLEMDDSLNSINYVLATCMQLSKIGGGVAVNLSKLRGRGESIKGVERAAKGIMPVLKLMEDAFSYADQMGQRKGSGAAYYNIFGWDVMEFLDSKKINADEKSRLKTLSIGLIVPNKFYKLAEENKPLHVFAPYTVLQAYGKHLDDLDLDDMYDELLANPKVKKKVVMSARDMLVKIATTQLESGYPYMMNRTNANKDHALKGIGTIKMSNLCTEIFQLQETSEINDYGQDDLILRDISCNLASMNIANVMDRKKLRETVHEGMIALTSVSDMTTISNAPGVAKANRELHSVGLGVMNLHGYLSKNKISYESNEAKDFVRTFFMAMNYYSIEKSMEIAKSSGQTFEGFEQSEYANGAYFNRYTETDYRPLTDKVKSLFEGMPIPSPSDWAKLKEDVKVNGLYHAYRLAVAPTQSISYIQNATSSVMPIVEPIETRTYANSTTYYPMPFMARDNFFYYKSAYQMDQFKILDLIAEIQTHVDQGISTILHVNSDVSTRQLAKLYLYAAHKGLKSLYYTRTNQLSVEECVSCSV; this is encoded by the coding sequence TTGCGGCACATTGAGCTGAATAATTTATTGATGCAACGCGGAGCGGATGGCTTTTTCCAACTAGAGAAGGATAAAGAAGCTGTTGAAGTTTTTATGAAGGAAGTCCACAGTAAAAGCCTCACTTTCCCCGATACTTCTTCTAAAGTTCGTTATATGATCGATCATAACTATTACGAGAACGTATATGAGCGCTATACGCAAGACGAAGTTAATAGTGTTTATCAAGTGGCCCACGATAATCAATTCGAGTTCGCCTCCTACATGGCAGCTTCGAAATTTTATACAGATTACGCTTTACGCAGTGATGACAAGTCTTTATATCTGGAACATTTCCCGGATCGCGTTGCGATTGTTGCTTTGTACTTGGGACGTGGGAACGTAGAAACAGCGCGTGTTCTGGCTGTCTCAATGATGGAACAACGCTTGCAACCAGCAACACCGACGTTCCTGAATGCAGGTAAGAGCCGCCGAGGCGAAATGGTATCCTGCTTCCTGCTAGAGATGGACGACTCTCTTAATTCTATTAACTACGTACTAGCTACCTGCATGCAGCTTTCCAAAATTGGCGGTGGCGTAGCCGTAAACTTGTCCAAGCTTCGTGGACGCGGTGAATCCATTAAAGGTGTGGAACGTGCCGCAAAAGGGATAATGCCGGTACTTAAGCTCATGGAAGATGCCTTCTCCTATGCAGATCAAATGGGTCAGCGCAAGGGTTCAGGAGCTGCTTACTATAACATTTTCGGCTGGGACGTTATGGAGTTCCTGGATAGTAAGAAAATTAACGCGGATGAGAAATCTCGTCTGAAAACATTATCCATCGGTCTTATTGTACCGAACAAGTTCTACAAGTTGGCTGAAGAGAACAAGCCGCTGCATGTATTTGCTCCTTACACGGTGCTGCAAGCCTATGGTAAGCATTTGGACGATCTCGATCTCGATGACATGTACGATGAGCTTTTGGCCAATCCGAAAGTGAAGAAGAAGGTTGTCATGAGTGCGCGTGACATGCTAGTTAAAATTGCGACTACCCAACTGGAATCCGGTTATCCATATATGATGAACCGTACGAATGCCAACAAGGATCATGCCCTGAAAGGTATCGGTACGATTAAAATGTCTAATCTCTGTACAGAGATTTTCCAACTGCAAGAAACTTCGGAAATCAACGATTACGGTCAAGATGACCTTATTCTTAGAGATATCAGCTGTAACCTGGCTTCCATGAACATTGCCAACGTAATGGATCGTAAGAAGCTGCGCGAAACCGTTCACGAGGGCATGATTGCTTTGACTTCTGTTAGTGACATGACGACGATCAGCAATGCGCCTGGTGTTGCCAAAGCGAACCGTGAGCTGCACTCTGTTGGTCTCGGTGTTATGAATCTTCATGGCTACTTGTCTAAGAACAAAATTAGCTATGAGAGTAATGAAGCCAAAGATTTCGTCCGTACGTTCTTCATGGCTATGAACTATTATTCGATTGAGAAAAGTATGGAAATTGCCAAATCGTCGGGACAAACCTTTGAAGGCTTTGAGCAATCCGAATATGCGAATGGTGCTTATTTCAACCGGTACACAGAAACGGATTACCGTCCCCTTACGGATAAAGTGAAGTCTTTGTTTGAGGGAATGCCGATTCCATCACCAAGCGACTGGGCCAAGTTAAAAGAAGATGTAAAAGTGAATGGTCTTTATCATGCTTACCGATTGGCTGTAGCTCCAACACAAAGTATTTCTTATATTCAAAATGCAACTTCGAGTGTCATGCCGATTGTAGAACCTATCGAGACTCGAACATACGCGAACTCAACAACGTACTATCCGATGCCTTTCATGGCACGTGATAATTTCTTTTACTATAAATCAGCTTATCAAATGGACCAATTCAAGATTCTTGATCTTATTGCTGAAATTCAAACGCACGTGGATCAAGGGATTTCAACCATTTTGCACGTAAATAGTGATGTTTCAACAAGACAACTTGCTAAACTATACCTCTATGCGGCACACAAAGGACTTAAATCGCTCTACTACACGCGAACAAATCAGCTATCCGTTGAGGAATGCGTCAGCTGCTCGGTGTAA
- a CDS encoding mismatch-specific DNA-glycosylase, translated as MEPISDHLQEGLRILFVGYNPSIRSGETGHHYANPNNRFYRILFQAGLTPRQYKPQEDGDLLKLGYGFTNVVARPSLTAAEITPEEYREGRLILKQKIQAFRPSVACFVGKGVYEQYSGRRGMSWGSQLDPMVEGVIDYVCPSSSGLVRMKLEEMVAIYSGIKAYIETELGNG; from the coding sequence ATAGAGCCTATTTCGGATCATCTGCAAGAGGGTTTAAGGATACTTTTCGTGGGGTATAACCCCAGTATACGATCCGGAGAAACGGGTCATCATTATGCGAATCCGAACAATCGCTTTTATCGGATCCTATTTCAAGCAGGATTAACACCTCGGCAGTATAAACCCCAAGAAGATGGGGATCTGCTGAAGCTCGGGTATGGCTTTACAAATGTCGTGGCTCGTCCTTCGTTAACGGCTGCAGAAATTACGCCTGAGGAATACCGGGAAGGTCGACTTATTTTAAAACAAAAGATTCAGGCCTTTCGACCAAGTGTTGCCTGTTTTGTAGGAAAAGGGGTATACGAGCAGTATAGCGGCCGTAGGGGGATGAGTTGGGGGAGTCAACTAGATCCGATGGTTGAAGGTGTGATCGACTATGTATGTCCCTCTTCTAGTGGGCTTGTTCGGATGAAGCTTGAGGAGATGGTTGCTATTTATAGCGGCATCAAAGCATATATCGAAACGGAGTTGGGGAACGGATGA
- the serC gene encoding 3-phosphoserine/phosphohydroxythreonine transaminase — protein MGNRAYNFNAGPAALPLEVLQKAQEELVEFKGIGMSIMEISHRSAEFEQVHNETQQLLKQIFSIPDGYQVQFLQGGASTQFAMIPLNFLKPGKVGSYVLTGAWAEKAIQEASIFGEVAIAASSKEQKFMKIPDLHEINIHPDSAYLHLTSNETIEGAQFQSFPDTGNVPLIGDMSSDILSRPVDVSKFGMIYAGAQKNLGPSGVTVVIVKEDLLQDLPKTIPTMLRYEIHSKNNSLYNTPPVYSIYMMNLVLKWIQEQGGLAVIQKNNLEKSGLIYSAIDQSGGFYRGPVDAGSRSAMNITFRLQDEELEKKFIKETEQNGFVGLKGHRSVGGLRASTYNAVPYASCKALAEFMNDFQKRNG, from the coding sequence ATGGGAAATAGGGCCTATAACTTTAACGCAGGGCCTGCAGCATTACCGCTCGAAGTACTGCAGAAAGCACAAGAGGAGCTTGTCGAATTTAAAGGCATCGGCATGTCCATTATGGAAATCTCTCACCGCAGCGCGGAGTTCGAGCAAGTACATAATGAAACACAACAATTGTTGAAACAAATTTTTAGCATCCCTGATGGGTACCAAGTGCAATTTCTGCAAGGTGGTGCGAGTACACAATTCGCCATGATTCCGCTTAATTTTCTAAAGCCAGGTAAAGTAGGCAGCTATGTGCTTACAGGTGCATGGGCGGAGAAAGCTATTCAGGAAGCAAGCATTTTCGGAGAAGTTGCCATCGCTGCAAGTTCGAAAGAACAGAAATTTATGAAAATTCCGGACTTGCATGAAATCAACATTCATCCGGATTCCGCTTATCTGCATCTGACTTCGAATGAAACAATTGAAGGCGCTCAGTTCCAAAGCTTTCCGGATACAGGGAATGTGCCGTTAATTGGGGACATGTCCAGCGATATCTTGAGCCGTCCAGTTGATGTTTCTAAATTCGGTATGATCTATGCAGGTGCGCAAAAGAATCTAGGTCCTTCTGGTGTAACTGTGGTTATTGTTAAGGAAGATTTATTACAGGATCTGCCTAAAACGATTCCAACCATGCTTCGCTACGAAATCCATAGCAAAAACAATTCCCTGTACAATACACCACCCGTTTATTCCATCTACATGATGAACCTAGTATTGAAATGGATTCAGGAACAAGGTGGACTAGCTGTCATTCAGAAAAATAACCTTGAGAAATCAGGTCTCATTTATAGCGCAATCGATCAAAGCGGTGGTTTCTACCGTGGACCTGTTGATGCGGGCAGTCGTTCCGCGATGAATATCACGTTCCGCTTGCAGGATGAAGAGCTCGAGAAGAAGTTCATCAAGGAAACCGAGCAGAACGGATTTGTTGGGTTGAAGGGTCATCGCAGTGTAGGTGGTTTGAGAGCATCTACGTATAATGCTGTTCCTTATGCCTCATGCAAAGCGCTCGCTGAATTCATGAACGATTTCCAAAAACGCAACGGTTAA